The genomic window CGCGCCGAAGCGGTGATCGCCGAGCAGGTGGCCGCCCGCCCCAACGCCATGCTGGTGATGGGAGCCTACGGCCACTCGCCGCTCCGCACGCTCATCATCGGCAGCACGACAACCGCCATGGTTCGCACCGTCCGCGCTCCGGTTCTGCTAATTCGCTGACAACATCCAACAAGACGGCAAGCGGTCCTTGCGGGGCAGTATCATCGCCTCGCAAGGGCCGCTTTTTTTTATGCTAGAGAATTCAAGTTTCTCTGCCTGTTGAGGAGAGATGCGGCCGCCTGAACGGGCCCGTTCGCCAGGCGGGTTCCATCAGGCATAACCGGAATACTCGGGAAAAAGCAAGTTTCGTCGCAACCCGCCGGAAAAGCACTGGGCCGCCATCACCTTCCCCTTACTTATGGACACGGAAAAGCGCCAGGCACGCCTGCCAGCGCGCCACAACAGTTGCCTCTTACGCTGATACGTAGGAACGAGAAGGCAGAGTTATGTACCGTTTGTCCGGGCTCGAGGATTTCGAAGCCATCGTCGATGTCATCCCTAGCCCCATCTTCATCAAGGATGAAGAGCACCGCTTCGTCCTGGTCAACAGCGCAGCGAGCGACTTCTTCAACCTGCCTCGTGAAGCGGTGAAGGGAAAAACCGATATCGACCTGTGGCCAGAGCAAGCGCCAGTTTACCTGGAGGGCGATGCGCGGGCGCTTGCCAATGGTGAGGATGAAAGCGAGGAGCAGTTTGTCGATCGCTTCGGGACAACGCGCACCATCGTAACGCGCAAACGGATCGTACGCCTGACGGAAGGCGCCCGCCTTATCGTTTGCGTTATCTCGGACGTTACGGCCTATCGGGAAGCAGAGGCGCACAGCCGCCATCTGGCATTCCACGATCCCCTCACCGGCCTTGCCAATCGCGCCCTGCTCAACGAGCGTATCGAACAGGCCGTGATGCACCCGCAGCGCGAGTCCGACCAATATGCGCTGCTTTACATCGATCTCGACCGCTTCAAGGAAGTGAATGACACTCATGGCCATCTGGCCGGCGATGAACTGGTTCGTGATTTTGCGGGCCGGCTCACCGCGCTTGTTCGCAGCACGGATACGGTTGCCCGTCTGGGCGGAGACGAATTTGCCATTCTGCTGACCAACGTGCGTAATGCCGCTCAGGTCGACTCCGTCTGCCAACGCATTCTGGAGGCCGCAAGCGAGCCCTTTGACGTGGCTGGAGCCCAGGCCTTCGTCAGCGCCTCGATTGGCGTCGTCATGTTTCCCAGCGGTGAGCTGGGCCGCATCGAGCTGCAACGCCGGGCGGACGTGGCCCTTTACCGGGCCAAGAACGCCGGCCGGGGGCGCTTCCGCATTTTCGACGACGCCATGGACGAGACCCTGCGCGCGCGGCGAAAAATCGAGGTCGATCTGCGCCATGCCCTGGCGCAGAACCAAGGCCTCAAGGTTTACTATCAGCCAATCGTATCGCTGGATAACAAAACGGTCGTAGCGTTCGAGGCATTGGTCCGCTGGGACCATCCGGAGCTGGGATGCCTCTTGCCCGCGCGGTTTATTCCTGTAGCGGAAGATTCAAACCTGATTGGCGCACTGGGCGCGTGGGTGCTCGCCCGGGCCTGCAAAACCATGGCGCCATGGACGGGTTTGACCGTTGCCGTCAATGTCTCACCCGTTCAATTGCGAAATTCGGACTTTGCGAACCAGGTGCTCGCCATTACCGCAGAGGCTGGCCTTGATCCTCACCGGCTGCAGCTCGAAATTACGGAAAATGCCGTTCTGAGCGCGGAGGGCGAGGTTGCGGATACGCTGCATAGGCTGCGCGAACATGGCGTCCGCATTGCGCTGGATGATTTCGGCACCGGCTATTCCAGCCTGAACCACCTGCGGCAGCTTGAAGTCGACAAGGTGAAAATCGACCGCTCCTTCATTCAGCATATCGGCCAAACGACGGACTCCGAGGCTATCGTGCAGGCGGTTACCACCATCGGCAAGGCGCTGGGTGTCAGCGTGACGGCCGAAGGCGTGGAGACGGCCGAGCAGCGGGATTTTCTGCTGAACAATGGCTGCGACGAACTGCAAGGCTATCTGGTGGCGCGTCCCCTGCCCGCCGACGGCATTGCCGCCTTCATGGAAAACTTCCGGCAGCGGGCAGGCAACTAACGGGCAAAGCAGAACGGGGCCGCGCCGGGCAGCCCCCACGCGGCTCTAGCCGGCTTTGTGAAGCGGTGACACCGCGCCGCGCGCGGCGTTCTGCTCAAACTCAACCGCATCGTGCGCGCAAAAGATCCGCACGCTGTCAACCTGCTTCAGCGAGAGCTGGCGCAGCCGCGCCTGGTTGGCGAGACGCTGCTGGCGGTCCACCTCCATGATCGCCTGGTAGGCGCGCAAGGCCGGCGTGCACTCGCGCGTCTCCTGCCGCACCTCACCGCGGTAGAAATAGGCGTCGCCCGCGTGCAGCAGCCAGCCGTTGCCGGTGTCGATGGCGATGCCCGCGTGGCCCCATGTGTGCCCGGCCAAGGGCACCATCAGAATTTCAGGCGGCAATCCATCCAGCGCGCGCACCGCCCCGAAGCCGAACCACGGCTCGCCGTTCGGGCCGGCATAACGCCGCCATGCCTTCACCTCATCGAACTGGCGCGGGCGGTAGCGGTTGCGCGCTACAAATCCCCGGCGCGGGCCGGTGGCGGCAGAAAATTCCGCCTCCATCACGTGCACCGTGGCATTTGGAAAATCCTCCAGCCCGCCCGCGTGGTCGAAGTCGAGGTGGGTGAGCAGGATGTGCCGCACGTCGCTGGCCTGGAAGCCCAGAGCCTCGACCTGCCGCACCGCCGTATCCTGCGCCCGCAGCTGGATGTTGAGCAGGCCGCGCATGAAGCGGGTGATACGCGGGTTCGGCCCGTCGTGCGGGCGCAGCACATCCTTGAGGCCATAGCCGGTATCCACCAGCACAAGCCCCTCGTTGGTTTCGATCAGCAGGCAATGGCAGACGATATTGGCGTGCAACCCGTGGCTGCGGCCATCATACAACGCGCCGCCCAGGGGGCAGTCCGTCCCGCAATTGAGGTGGTGGATCCGCATGGCTCCTCCGCTCGCCTGCCCGGCGAACGGACGGCAACTGCAAGGGTTCCAGCAGCTCAGTCCATCAGGGCTGGCGGCACCTTGCCGCCATTGGCCGCCAGCTCGCGCATCACCCGCTTGTGCAGCCAGACGTTCATCTCGGCGCTGCCATCAAGCGCACCAGTGTAGCCCAACTCCTGCGCCAATTCCTTGCGGGCCGAAAGGCTGGAATCGAGGCCGAGCAGCTTCATCAGATCAACGATCGAGGTCTGCCAGTTCAGCTTCTCGCCAGACTTCGCCGCCATGCCGTTGAGAATTGCCTCCACGTCAACCTGCTGCTGCGCCGGTTGCTGGAACTGGGCCTGCTGCTGCGCCGGTTTCTGAGGCTGGCCCTGTTGCTGGGCGGGCGCGGCGGCACGGGCTGTCTGCTGCGCCGCCGGGGCCGGCTGGGCGGCACGCGCGGTCGGCCTCGTTTGGGCGGCGCTGTGCTGAACTGGCTTCGCCTGCGCGGTTGCCGCCTCCTTCCTGCCGAAGATCGCATCCCTGATCTTGCCGAAAATGCTCATCGCGCGTCTCCCGTCTTTGGGGTCTTTTAATCCCTTGAACCGACGCGCGCGTGTGGAGTTCATCCTTTCGACGCAAGCCATGAGCGAAATAATATCACACCGCCTGCCGGAGACGCCGCCCGTCGACCGCAGGCGGGCGGCAGCGAGGAGGAAGCCGTTACTCCTTCAGATCCGTTGCCTTTCCGTCATTCTGCGATAGGGTGGCCGCCGGTTGCACGGAGTGTTGTCATGAGTGGATTGCTCGCCCTGCTGGATGATGTGGCGGCCATCGCCAAGATCGCCGCCGCATCGGTGGACGATATCGCCGCGCACACAGGCAAGGCGAGCAACAAGGCGCTGGGCGTCGTTATCGATGACGCAGCGGTAACGCCGAAATATGTCTCCGGCCTGAAGGCGGCGCGCGAGCTTCCCATGATCTGGCGCATCGCCGTGGGCAGTATCAGGAACAAGGCCCTACTGCTGCCCGCTCTCATCGGGCTCAGCCTGTTTCTGCCGCAGGCGATCACCGTTCTTCTATTGCTGGGCGGCGCTTATCTCTGCTTCGAGGGAGCGGAGAAGGTGTGGCACGTGCTGTCGCCCCACGGGGACCATGCCGCCGAGGCCCATGCGCCGAAGGACCCGACCGAACTGGAGGAGGAGCGCGTTGTCGGCGCGATCAAAACCGACTTCATCCTCTCCGCGGAAATCATGACCCTCTCGCTTGCCTCTATCGAGAGCCCGTCCATCTGGATGCAGCTTGTCACCCTGGCCCTTGTCGGCATCCTGATTACTGTCGGCGTATACGGTACGGTCGCCCTGATCGTGAAGCTGGACGATATCGGCGTGCTCCTGGCTCGCAAGGGTCGGCTGCAGGCAACGCGCTGGCTCGGCAAGGCCATGGTGAAGGGCGTGCCCACGCTGTTGTGGCTGCTGTCCCTCGTCGGCACGGCGGCCATGCTGTGGGTGGGCGGCAGCATCTTCGCCCATTCGCTGCATGGCCTTGGCCTGCACGAGCCTTACGCCACCATCCACCACCTGGCGGAGCAGACCGCAGCTGCCGTTACGCCGGCCTTATCGGGCATCACCGGCTGGACGGTCGCGGCGCTGTGCGATGGCCTCTTCGGCCTTGTCCTCGGCTTCATTCTCATCCCGGTCAGCGCCAAGGTCATCACGCCGCTGTGGGAGAAGCTGCGCCCGGCGGGCTGAGGGGTTACGGACGCCCTCAGCCTCTTTCCGCCGAGCCCGTTATTCGCAGTGAATATCGCCCCGGTCGATGGCGCGGCCCGCCAGCGCGCCCGC from Pedomonas mirosovicensis includes these protein-coding regions:
- a CDS encoding sensor domain-containing protein — encoded protein: MYRLSGLEDFEAIVDVIPSPIFIKDEEHRFVLVNSAASDFFNLPREAVKGKTDIDLWPEQAPVYLEGDARALANGEDESEEQFVDRFGTTRTIVTRKRIVRLTEGARLIVCVISDVTAYREAEAHSRHLAFHDPLTGLANRALLNERIEQAVMHPQRESDQYALLYIDLDRFKEVNDTHGHLAGDELVRDFAGRLTALVRSTDTVARLGGDEFAILLTNVRNAAQVDSVCQRILEAASEPFDVAGAQAFVSASIGVVMFPSGELGRIELQRRADVALYRAKNAGRGRFRIFDDAMDETLRARRKIEVDLRHALAQNQGLKVYYQPIVSLDNKTVVAFEALVRWDHPELGCLLPARFIPVAEDSNLIGALGAWVLARACKTMAPWTGLTVAVNVSPVQLRNSDFANQVLAITAEAGLDPHRLQLEITENAVLSAEGEVADTLHRLREHGVRIALDDFGTGYSSLNHLRQLEVDKVKIDRSFIQHIGQTTDSEAIVQAVTTIGKALGVSVTAEGVETAEQRDFLLNNGCDELQGYLVARPLPADGIAAFMENFRQRAGN
- a CDS encoding MBL fold metallo-hydrolase — translated: MRIHHLNCGTDCPLGGALYDGRSHGLHANIVCHCLLIETNEGLVLVDTGYGLKDVLRPHDGPNPRITRFMRGLLNIQLRAQDTAVRQVEALGFQASDVRHILLTHLDFDHAGGLEDFPNATVHVMEAEFSAATGPRRGFVARNRYRPRQFDEVKAWRRYAGPNGEPWFGFGAVRALDGLPPEILMVPLAGHTWGHAGIAIDTGNGWLLHAGDAYFYRGEVRQETRECTPALRAYQAIMEVDRQQRLANQARLRQLSLKQVDSVRIFCAHDAVEFEQNAARGAVSPLHKAG
- a CDS encoding DUF3597 domain-containing protein, whose protein sequence is MSIFGKIRDAIFGRKEAATAQAKPVQHSAAQTRPTARAAQPAPAAQQTARAAAPAQQQGQPQKPAQQQAQFQQPAQQQVDVEAILNGMAAKSGEKLNWQTSIVDLMKLLGLDSSLSARKELAQELGYTGALDGSAEMNVWLHKRVMRELAANGGKVPPALMD
- a CDS encoding DUF808 domain-containing protein — its product is MSGLLALLDDVAAIAKIAAASVDDIAAHTGKASNKALGVVIDDAAVTPKYVSGLKAARELPMIWRIAVGSIRNKALLLPALIGLSLFLPQAITVLLLLGGAYLCFEGAEKVWHVLSPHGDHAAEAHAPKDPTELEEERVVGAIKTDFILSAEIMTLSLASIESPSIWMQLVTLALVGILITVGVYGTVALIVKLDDIGVLLARKGRLQATRWLGKAMVKGVPTLLWLLSLVGTAAMLWVGGSIFAHSLHGLGLHEPYATIHHLAEQTAAAVTPALSGITGWTVAALCDGLFGLVLGFILIPVSAKVITPLWEKLRPAG